One genomic region from Halorussus rarus encodes:
- a CDS encoding ammonium transporter: MLDVPLQVDPGAIADGVNNVWVLTVTFLIFFMHAGFAMLEAGQVRSKNVANQLTKNMLTWSVGVVVYFLVGAGISSIVGGAADPFAYVNGGSDSWIGWLFGAVFAMTAATIVSGAVAGRAKLRAYVTYTVLLSAVIYPVVVGFTWAGGFLTGVGPGFQDFAGGVIVHGMGGIAGLTAAWILGPRVDRYNDDGSVNVIPGHSVTFAVLGTLILCFGWYGFNVGTAASVFVVENGSLALGAFADTVGRVALTTTLGMAAGAIGAGTLSLVKTRKVDTLYVANGMLAGLVGITSNTNGITWVGALAIGLIAGGQLPVVFEFVEKRLKIDDVCAVFPVHGSAGVLGALLFPFFAVPGYEVSFVAQATGVAVIAAWTVAATALVFGVLKALGQARVSKEHEREGLDISEHGVDTYPEFGGPDVSEGSAVRTDGGEVPSGEIKMVTAVIRPDRLSDVKTALAEVGAPSLTVTNVSGRGSQPAKTGQWRGEEYTVDLHQKVKIECVVADVPADDVVEAIREAADTGEPGDGKIFVLPVEDAVQVRTGARGPEAV, encoded by the coding sequence ATGCTAGACGTTCCCCTGCAGGTCGACCCCGGCGCCATCGCCGACGGGGTCAACAACGTCTGGGTCCTGACCGTGACCTTCCTCATCTTCTTCATGCACGCGGGCTTCGCGATGCTGGAGGCGGGGCAGGTCCGGTCGAAGAACGTCGCCAACCAGCTGACCAAGAACATGCTGACCTGGAGCGTGGGCGTCGTCGTCTACTTCCTGGTGGGCGCGGGCATCTCGTCGATAGTCGGCGGGGCGGCCGACCCGTTCGCCTACGTCAACGGCGGGTCGGACTCGTGGATCGGCTGGCTGTTCGGCGCGGTGTTCGCCATGACCGCCGCGACCATCGTCTCCGGTGCGGTCGCGGGGCGGGCGAAGCTCCGGGCGTACGTGACCTACACCGTCCTGCTGTCGGCGGTCATCTACCCGGTCGTCGTCGGCTTCACCTGGGCCGGCGGCTTCCTCACCGGCGTCGGGCCGGGCTTCCAGGACTTCGCGGGCGGCGTCATCGTCCACGGCATGGGCGGCATCGCCGGGCTCACCGCGGCCTGGATCCTCGGCCCGCGGGTCGACCGCTACAACGACGACGGCTCGGTCAACGTCATCCCGGGCCACTCGGTGACGTTCGCGGTGCTCGGGACGCTCATCCTCTGCTTCGGCTGGTACGGCTTCAACGTCGGCACGGCCGCGAGCGTCTTCGTGGTCGAGAACGGCTCGCTCGCGCTCGGCGCGTTCGCCGACACGGTGGGCCGGGTCGCGCTGACCACCACGCTCGGGATGGCCGCGGGCGCCATCGGCGCCGGCACCCTCTCGCTGGTCAAGACCAGGAAGGTCGACACCCTCTACGTCGCCAACGGGATGCTCGCCGGCCTGGTCGGCATCACCAGCAACACCAACGGCATCACGTGGGTCGGCGCGCTCGCCATCGGTCTCATCGCGGGCGGCCAGCTCCCGGTCGTCTTCGAGTTCGTCGAGAAGCGGCTCAAGATCGACGACGTCTGCGCGGTGTTCCCGGTCCACGGCTCGGCGGGCGTGCTCGGCGCGCTGCTGTTCCCGTTCTTCGCCGTGCCGGGCTACGAGGTCAGCTTCGTCGCCCAGGCGACCGGCGTCGCCGTCATCGCGGCGTGGACCGTGGCCGCGACCGCGCTCGTCTTCGGGGTCCTGAAGGCGCTCGGCCAGGCCCGGGTCAGCAAGGAGCACGAGCGCGAGGGGCTCGACATCTCCGAGCACGGCGTCGACACCTACCCCGAGTTCGGCGGCCCGGACGTCTCCGAGGGGAGCGCGGTCCGGACCGACGGGGGCGAAGTCCCCTCGGGTGAGATCAAGATGGTCACCGCAGTCATCCGGCCCGACCGGCTGAGCGACGTCAAGACCGCGCTCGCGGAGGTCGGCGCGCCCAGTCTCACCGTCACGAACGTCTCGGGCCGCGGGAGCCAGCCGGCCAAGACCGGCCAGTGGCGCGGCGAGGAGTACACGGTCGACCTCCACCAGAAGGTCAAGATCGAGTGCGTCGTCGCCGACGTGCCGGCCGACGACGTGGTCGAGGCCATCCGCGAGGCCGCCGACACCGGCGAGCCCGGCGACGGCAAGATATTCGTGCTGCCGGTCGAGGACGCGGTCCAGGTCCGGACCGGCGCGCGCGGCCCGGAGGCGGTGTAA
- the hemL gene encoding glutamate-1-semialdehyde 2,1-aminomutase, whose protein sequence is MNRDRSRDLYDRALSVLPGGVNSPVRATRPYPFFVEKGDGARVVDADGNKYVDYVMGYGPLLLGHDLPQEVQSRIQSQLADGPMYGAPTEVEVELAEFIARHVQSVEMLRFVNSGTEATTSAVRLARGYTGRDKIVVMQGGYHGAQESTLVEGKSGGVGSPSSDGIPAAFAEETITVPFNDERAVREVFEERGDEVAAVLTEPILGNCASVGPVSGYLDALREVTDEHGALLIFDEVMTGFRVGGLQCAQGKFGVTPDLTTFAKVIGGGFPVGAVGGPAEIMEQFTPTGDVFQAGTYSGHPLSLTAGLEMLRYAAENDVYDRLADLGEQLRSGLTDILADRAPEYTVTGYDSMFKVVFTREGPRDLSGQCEAGSRQDPDCPRYEYAPKNKADVDAAETERWERLFWPAMREEGVFLTANQYESQFLSDAHTEEDVEQTLEAYKEVL, encoded by the coding sequence ATGAACCGCGACCGCTCGCGAGACCTGTACGACCGGGCGCTGTCGGTGCTGCCGGGCGGGGTCAACTCCCCCGTCCGGGCGACCCGGCCCTACCCGTTCTTCGTCGAGAAGGGCGACGGGGCCCGCGTCGTCGACGCCGACGGCAACAAGTACGTCGACTACGTGATGGGGTACGGCCCGCTGCTGCTGGGCCACGACCTGCCCCAGGAGGTCCAGTCGCGCATCCAGTCGCAGCTCGCCGACGGGCCGATGTACGGCGCGCCCACCGAGGTCGAGGTCGAACTCGCGGAGTTCATCGCTCGCCACGTCCAGAGCGTCGAGATGCTCCGGTTCGTCAACTCCGGCACCGAGGCCACGACCTCGGCGGTCCGGCTGGCCCGCGGGTACACCGGTCGGGACAAGATAGTGGTGATGCAGGGCGGCTACCACGGCGCCCAGGAGTCGACGCTCGTGGAGGGCAAGTCCGGAGGCGTCGGCTCCCCGAGCTCCGACGGCATCCCCGCGGCCTTCGCCGAGGAGACCATCACCGTCCCGTTCAACGACGAGCGGGCGGTCCGGGAGGTGTTCGAGGAGCGGGGCGACGAGGTCGCCGCGGTGCTCACCGAGCCGATCCTGGGCAACTGCGCCTCCGTGGGGCCGGTCTCCGGCTACCTCGACGCGCTCCGGGAGGTCACCGACGAGCACGGCGCGCTCCTGATATTCGACGAGGTGATGACCGGCTTCCGGGTCGGCGGCCTCCAGTGCGCCCAGGGCAAGTTCGGCGTCACGCCCGACCTCACCACCTTCGCGAAGGTCATCGGCGGCGGCTTCCCGGTCGGCGCGGTCGGCGGCCCGGCCGAGATTATGGAGCAGTTCACGCCCACCGGCGACGTGTTCCAGGCCGGCACCTACTCGGGCCATCCACTCTCGCTCACCGCGGGCCTGGAGATGCTGCGGTACGCGGCCGAGAACGACGTCTACGACCGCCTCGCCGACCTCGGCGAGCAGTTGCGCTCGGGGCTGACCGACATCCTCGCCGACCGCGCGCCCGAGTACACGGTCACGGGCTACGACAGCATGTTCAAGGTCGTGTTCACCCGCGAGGGGCCCCGGGACCTCTCGGGCCAGTGCGAGGCCGGCAGTCGCCAGGACCCCGACTGTCCCCGGTACGAGTACGCCCCGAAGAACAAGGCCGACGTCGACGCCGCCGAGACCGAGCGGTGGGAGCGGCTGTTCTGGCCGGCGATGCGCGAGGAGGGCGTGTTCCTGACCGCCAACCAGTACGAGTCGCAGTTCCTCAGCGACGCCCACACCGAGGAGGACGTCGAGCAGACGCTCGAAGCGTACAAGGAAGTGCTGTAG
- a CDS encoding DUF5518 domain-containing protein, which yields MAERQRTARSTSRAPSSADRPPRDEPNTLLNAVVGAVVTVVTAPALPFAAIVGGAVAGYLQRGTLGEGATVGALAGAMAAIPAALFAWVVVGFLFIGADPFFALSTVFAAVLFVVVAAYLVGAGALGGALGTYLRREL from the coding sequence ATGGCTGAGAGACAACGCACCGCCCGGTCGACGAGCCGCGCCCCCTCGTCCGCCGACAGGCCGCCCCGCGACGAGCCCAACACCCTGCTGAACGCGGTCGTCGGCGCGGTGGTCACCGTGGTGACCGCGCCGGCGCTCCCGTTCGCCGCCATCGTCGGCGGCGCGGTCGCGGGTTACCTCCAGCGGGGGACCCTCGGGGAGGGCGCGACGGTCGGCGCGCTCGCGGGCGCGATGGCGGCGATTCCGGCCGCGCTGTTCGCGTGGGTCGTCGTCGGCTTCCTCTTCATCGGGGCCGACCCGTTCTTCGCGCTGTCGACCGTCTTCGCCGCCGTCCTCTTCGTCGTGGTCGCGGCGTACCTGGTCGGCGCCGGCGCGCTCGGCGGCGCGCTCGGGACGTACCTCCGCCGGGAGCTGTGA
- a CDS encoding heterodisulfide reductase-related iron-sulfur binding cluster, translating to MARFVLAQAGAETTRPTFWQIGHIGEAIFYYLSAVAIAIFLFGLYERFATYATGTESWFDRLDDLSGRVASATKIVFSNQKQFDRDLYAGLMHAFIFWGFLTLLIGTTILAIDMDIWTKALGQESFFEGAFYLSYSLVMDAMGLLFVVGVGMAIYRRYWVQNRRLWGRHTSVEDDLFVWTLFLLGVGGYLTEGVRILGTSATRNVSFETVSFVGWFVYDVMRAVGVTPEMATAAYPVVWWSHAVLALAFVASVPYAKPFHMISSFANVVTRDEKAGKRLPGVPDDASPEEIGHGSIEDFSWKELLDHDACTKCGRCSSVCPAKASDRPLDPRDVILDLKRYREDRDAGRVEDIPIITDTTTDQTYSPEGVTEAVADGGTATADSVVASETMEACMSCMACMDACPVEIEHVEQFTQMNRRLTESGQMDPNVQDTMMNVFQNGNTFGEPERKRPEWADELDFEIPDARDEPVEYLWYVGDYPSFDERNRKVARSLATILEKSGVDYGILYEDEQADGNDVRRVGEEGLYEMLVEDNAAAIQDCEYDKIVCTDPHSYNTFKNEYPEFDACEWTEDDVFHYTQVVEELFTELGLTGSELDYTVTYHDPCHLGRYNDEYEAPREIVRATGCELDEMPRNRDNSFCCGGGGGGLWMDFDEDPKPSEERLREALNDTDAGSRVEKFVVACPMCMTMYEDGRKTGGYEDDIDIVDVSELLVEAIGAKERVEVAAD from the coding sequence ATGGCAAGATTCGTGCTGGCGCAGGCGGGGGCCGAGACGACCCGGCCGACGTTCTGGCAGATCGGCCACATCGGCGAGGCCATCTTCTACTACCTCTCGGCGGTGGCGATAGCCATCTTCCTGTTCGGGCTCTACGAGCGGTTCGCCACGTACGCGACGGGGACCGAGTCGTGGTTCGACCGCCTCGACGACCTGTCGGGCCGGGTCGCCTCGGCGACGAAGATCGTCTTCTCGAACCAGAAGCAGTTCGACCGGGACCTCTACGCGGGACTGATGCACGCGTTCATCTTCTGGGGCTTCCTGACCCTGCTCATCGGGACGACCATCCTGGCCATCGACATGGATATCTGGACGAAGGCGCTCGGCCAGGAGTCGTTCTTCGAGGGGGCGTTCTACCTCTCGTACTCGCTGGTGATGGACGCGATGGGCCTGCTGTTCGTCGTCGGGGTCGGCATGGCCATCTACCGGCGCTACTGGGTCCAGAACCGCCGGCTCTGGGGCCGCCACACCTCGGTCGAGGACGACCTGTTCGTCTGGACGCTGTTCCTGCTGGGCGTCGGCGGCTACCTCACCGAGGGCGTCCGCATCCTCGGGACGAGCGCCACGCGAAACGTCTCGTTCGAGACGGTCAGCTTCGTCGGCTGGTTCGTCTACGACGTGATGCGGGCGGTCGGCGTCACCCCCGAAATGGCGACCGCGGCCTACCCCGTGGTCTGGTGGTCCCACGCCGTCCTGGCGCTGGCGTTCGTCGCCTCGGTGCCGTACGCCAAGCCGTTCCACATGATCTCGTCGTTCGCCAACGTCGTCACCCGCGACGAGAAGGCGGGCAAGCGCCTGCCGGGCGTCCCCGACGACGCCAGCCCCGAGGAGATCGGCCACGGCTCCATCGAGGACTTCTCGTGGAAGGAACTGCTCGACCACGACGCCTGCACCAAGTGCGGGCGCTGCTCGTCGGTCTGCCCCGCGAAGGCCTCCGACCGGCCGCTCGACCCGCGGGACGTCATCCTCGACCTGAAGCGGTACCGCGAGGACCGGGACGCCGGCCGGGTCGAGGACATCCCCATCATCACCGACACCACGACCGACCAGACGTACTCGCCGGAGGGCGTGACCGAGGCGGTGGCCGACGGGGGTACCGCGACCGCCGACTCGGTCGTCGCGAGCGAGACCATGGAGGCGTGCATGTCCTGCATGGCCTGCATGGACGCCTGCCCGGTCGAGATCGAGCACGTCGAGCAGTTCACTCAGATGAACCGCCGGCTGACCGAGTCGGGCCAGATGGACCCGAACGTCCAGGACACGATGATGAACGTGTTCCAGAACGGCAACACGTTCGGCGAGCCCGAGCGCAAGCGGCCCGAGTGGGCCGACGAGTTGGACTTCGAGATTCCGGACGCCCGCGACGAGCCGGTCGAGTACCTCTGGTACGTCGGCGACTACCCCAGCTTCGACGAGCGAAATCGGAAGGTGGCGCGGTCGCTGGCGACCATCTTGGAGAAGTCGGGCGTCGACTACGGCATCCTCTACGAGGACGAACAGGCCGACGGCAACGACGTGCGCCGCGTCGGCGAGGAGGGCCTCTACGAGATGCTCGTGGAGGACAACGCCGCCGCCATCCAGGACTGCGAGTACGACAAGATCGTCTGCACCGACCCCCACAGCTACAACACCTTCAAGAACGAGTATCCGGAGTTCGACGCCTGCGAGTGGACGGAGGACGACGTGTTCCACTACACCCAGGTCGTCGAGGAACTGTTCACCGAACTCGGCCTGACGGGGTCGGAGCTCGACTACACCGTCACCTACCACGACCCGTGCCACCTCGGCCGGTACAACGACGAGTACGAGGCCCCGCGCGAGATCGTGAGGGCGACGGGCTGCGAGCTCGACGAGATGCCGCGCAACCGCGACAACTCCTTCTGCTGCGGCGGCGGCGGGGGCGGCCTCTGGATGGACTTCGACGAGGACCCCAAGCCGAGCGAGGAGCGGCTGCGCGAAGCCCTCAACGACACCGACGCCGGCAGCCGGGTCGAGAAGTTCGTCGTGGCCTGCCCGATGTGCATGACGATGTACGAGGACGGCCGCAAGACCGGCGGCTACGAGGACGACATCGACATCGTGGACGTCTCGGAGCTACTGGTCGAGGCCATCGGCGCGAAGGAGCGCGTCGAGGTCGCGGCGGACTGA
- a CDS encoding mechanosensitive ion channel family protein, with protein MIPLQGLPLDPQQYQPAIVSAVTTVVLFIVVFAVIYWLGKYFMTRAVRRGLEHRDFDELLINLAVTITAAITAVVAVALAATVAGFGVVLAAFATLAGALALAVGFAAQDLLSNFVAGIFIIQDEPFTVGDWIEWSGNSGVVREVNLRTTKLDTFDNELVTVPNSDLASAAVLNNVANDERRVACDFGIGYDDDIEQAREAIIDEGARIGGVLADPAPSAPVTELGDSAVVLSGRVWIDPNESSYGAIRARFVEAVKERFDAEELDMPYPNTELSGGLEITNVGEIEAPSHD; from the coding sequence ATGATACCGCTGCAAGGATTGCCACTCGACCCACAGCAGTACCAACCAGCAATCGTCAGTGCCGTCACGACTGTCGTGTTGTTCATCGTCGTCTTCGCCGTCATTTACTGGCTCGGGAAATACTTCATGACCCGCGCCGTGCGTCGCGGCCTCGAACACCGCGACTTTGACGAATTACTCATCAATCTCGCGGTGACCATAACTGCCGCGATTACTGCTGTAGTGGCGGTCGCGCTGGCCGCAACGGTCGCTGGCTTCGGGGTCGTCCTCGCCGCGTTCGCAACCTTGGCCGGAGCGCTCGCGCTCGCCGTCGGCTTCGCCGCCCAAGACCTGCTCTCCAACTTCGTCGCGGGCATCTTCATCATTCAGGACGAACCATTCACCGTTGGCGATTGGATCGAATGGAGCGGCAACAGCGGTGTGGTTCGGGAAGTGAATCTCCGAACGACCAAGTTGGACACGTTCGACAACGAACTGGTGACGGTGCCGAACAGCGACCTCGCCAGCGCAGCAGTCCTGAACAACGTGGCCAACGACGAACGCCGGGTGGCCTGCGATTTCGGTATCGGATACGACGACGACATCGAACAGGCGCGGGAGGCCATCATCGACGAAGGGGCGCGCATCGGCGGGGTACTCGCTGACCCCGCGCCGTCGGCCCCGGTCACGGAGTTGGGTGACTCGGCGGTCGTGCTGTCGGGACGGGTCTGGATCGACCCGAACGAGAGTAGCTACGGCGCGATCCGCGCCCGGTTCGTCGAGGCGGTCAAAGAGCGGTTCGACGCCGAAGAGCTCGACATGCCGTACCCCAACACCGAACTCTCCGGCGGACTCGAAATCACGAACGTGGGTGAAATCGAAGCACCCTCCCACGACTGA
- a CDS encoding cupin domain-containing protein: protein MTDGEFRKVAVDDLPDAPNPTRRKKEVDEAVGATEFGFNVFVADPGQQLPWGEHRHPDHEELLYVLAGEIRVETPDGDYRVESGEAFFVPPEARQRAVAAGEEPARIVAVGAPKAADGAIIEEECPECGEETDRDYEERDGGETYVLSCASCGAELTEMTAGPE, encoded by the coding sequence ATGACCGACGGCGAGTTCCGCAAGGTCGCGGTCGACGATTTGCCCGACGCCCCGAACCCCACCCGGCGCAAGAAGGAGGTCGACGAGGCGGTCGGCGCCACCGAGTTCGGCTTCAACGTGTTCGTCGCCGACCCCGGCCAGCAACTGCCCTGGGGCGAGCACCGCCACCCGGACCACGAGGAACTGCTGTACGTCCTCGCGGGCGAGATCCGCGTCGAGACCCCCGACGGTGACTACCGCGTCGAATCGGGGGAGGCGTTCTTCGTCCCGCCGGAGGCCCGCCAGCGCGCGGTCGCGGCGGGCGAGGAGCCCGCGCGAATCGTCGCGGTCGGGGCGCCCAAGGCGGCCGACGGCGCCATCATCGAGGAGGAGTGTCCGGAGTGCGGCGAGGAGACCGACCGCGACTACGAGGAGCGCGACGGCGGCGAGACGTACGTGCTCTCCTGCGCGTCCTGTGGCGCCGAACTCACCGAGATGACTGCGGGTCCGGAGTAA
- a CDS encoding DUF7504 family protein, with amino-acid sequence MPDVEAGGELPLSPESLPEGTNVLIAGEPLTRKRAVMLELLETPDRAAILATTKLSAARMQESFDRRHDAAAWDLRFVDCASRSRSVNPVRETGTVKYASDPGDLTGIGIDLSGFMQEFYHRDDADHVRLGFGSLSPVLMYADLRRVYQFLHVITGRVASSGFAGVFTLDTVGGDDQITRQLTQVFDALVEVRSTAEGQELRVRGGGFGPETWTEF; translated from the coding sequence GTGCCCGACGTCGAGGCCGGCGGAGAACTGCCCCTGTCGCCCGAATCCCTACCTGAGGGGACGAACGTCCTGATCGCCGGCGAGCCGCTGACCAGGAAGCGCGCGGTGATGCTGGAACTGCTGGAGACGCCCGACCGCGCGGCCATCCTCGCGACGACCAAGCTGAGCGCGGCCCGGATGCAGGAGTCGTTCGACCGGCGACACGACGCCGCTGCGTGGGACCTCCGGTTCGTCGACTGCGCGAGCAGGAGTCGGTCGGTCAATCCCGTCCGCGAGACCGGGACGGTGAAGTACGCGAGCGACCCCGGCGACCTCACCGGCATCGGCATCGACCTCTCGGGGTTCATGCAGGAGTTCTACCACCGCGACGACGCCGACCACGTCCGGCTGGGCTTCGGTTCGCTGTCGCCGGTCCTGATGTACGCCGACCTCCGGCGGGTGTACCAGTTCCTCCACGTCATCACCGGTCGCGTCGCGAGCTCCGGCTTCGCGGGGGTGTTCACGCTCGACACGGTCGGCGGCGACGATCAGATCACCCGGCAGCTGACGCAGGTGTTCGACGCGCTCGTCGAGGTCCGGAGCACCGCGGAGGGCCAGGAGCTCCGAGTGCGGGGCGGCGGGTTCGGCCCGGAGACGTGGACCGAGTTCTGA
- the hemB gene encoding porphobilinogen synthase produces the protein MNLTDRPRRLRRDGIRGMVSETDVDASDLIAPVFVDATTDERVPIESMPGHDRVPVDDAVARVEEVRETGVEAVMVFGIPESKDERGTRAWAEDGVVQEAVRRISAETDAYVITDVCLCEYTSHGHCGVLEDGAGPESDPRLTVRNDETLDLLARTAVSHAEAGADMVAPSAAMDGMVGAIREDLDDAGFSDVPIMSYAAKFESAFYGPFRDAADGAPAFGDRRHYQMDPANRREALREVRLDVEQGADVLMVKPALPYLDVVRDVREEFDHPVAAYNVSGEYAMLHAAAENGWLDLEEVALESLVSMKRAGADLILTYFAEDVADAL, from the coding sequence ATGAATCTCACCGACCGGCCCCGCCGGCTCCGGCGGGACGGCATCCGCGGGATGGTCAGCGAGACCGACGTGGACGCCTCGGACCTCATCGCGCCCGTCTTCGTCGACGCGACGACCGACGAGCGCGTCCCCATCGAGTCGATGCCCGGCCACGACCGCGTCCCGGTCGACGACGCGGTCGCCCGGGTCGAGGAGGTGCGCGAGACCGGCGTCGAGGCGGTCATGGTCTTCGGCATCCCCGAATCGAAGGACGAGCGCGGCACCCGGGCGTGGGCCGAGGACGGCGTGGTGCAGGAGGCGGTCCGCCGGATCTCCGCGGAGACCGACGCCTACGTCATCACCGACGTCTGCCTCTGCGAGTACACGAGCCACGGCCACTGCGGGGTGCTCGAGGACGGCGCGGGCCCCGAATCCGACCCCCGCCTCACGGTCCGGAACGACGAGACGCTCGACCTGCTGGCCCGGACTGCCGTCTCCCACGCCGAGGCCGGGGCCGACATGGTCGCGCCCTCGGCGGCGATGGACGGGATGGTCGGGGCCATCCGCGAGGACCTCGACGACGCCGGTTTCTCGGACGTCCCCATCATGAGCTACGCCGCCAAGTTCGAGTCGGCGTTCTACGGCCCGTTCCGGGACGCCGCCGACGGCGCGCCCGCGTTCGGCGACCGGCGCCACTACCAGATGGATCCCGCGAACCGCCGGGAGGCGCTGCGGGAGGTCCGACTCGACGTCGAGCAGGGCGCCGACGTGCTGATGGTCAAGCCCGCGCTCCCGTACCTCGACGTGGTGCGGGACGTCCGCGAGGAGTTCGACCACCCGGTCGCGGCGTACAACGTCTCGGGCGAGTACGCGATGCTCCACGCCGCGGCCGAGAACGGGTGGCTGGACTTGGAGGAGGTCGCGTTGGAGTCGCTGGTGTCGATGAAGCGCGCCGGGGCGGATTTGATTCTGACGTACTTCGCCGAGGACGTGGCCGACGCGCTCTGA
- a CDS encoding sodium:calcium antiporter produces MPNRFRHPLVAVAVALVLTVPWIATFVSSGGYGTVHPGENITPGMAVLVGGLAIVGAAFLLAWAAETAEKDVPQAFAIAVLAVLAVAPEYAVDALYAWQAGAGSSEAANLAVANMTGANRILIGLGWSGIALFTIYRANRTADAAVEDRPGFLTDAVTLDPGIATEITFLLVATAYAFFIPLSGGIGPIDTLFLVGLFVLYLLVVIRGDVEHSEEHVGVPAYFQQYPKIPRIAFVLLGFAFSGAIIFTAVHPFAEGLEQLGLQYGIPEFFMIQWFAPLASESPELIVVAYLVNKARSTAGFNALISSKLNQWTLLIGTLAVVYSISAGAIGTLSFDSKQAAEIWITAAQSLFAIAILTNFEISIREAVTLLVLFATQVLAEFYVIQTYAEPTATRISISILYAFTAVYVVLGLGLFIKRGESVRELLRRSVSNARTAIGLGTSRSEHAD; encoded by the coding sequence GTGCCCAATCGGTTTCGCCACCCCCTCGTCGCGGTTGCCGTCGCGCTGGTACTGACAGTCCCGTGGATCGCGACGTTCGTCTCGTCCGGCGGATACGGAACCGTGCACCCGGGCGAGAACATCACGCCCGGTATGGCAGTCCTCGTCGGTGGCCTCGCGATCGTGGGTGCGGCGTTCCTGCTCGCGTGGGCGGCCGAGACCGCCGAGAAGGACGTCCCACAGGCGTTCGCCATCGCGGTACTGGCGGTGCTCGCCGTGGCTCCCGAGTACGCCGTCGACGCGCTCTACGCGTGGCAGGCCGGTGCCGGCTCGAGCGAGGCCGCCAACCTCGCAGTGGCCAACATGACCGGTGCGAACCGGATTCTCATCGGCCTCGGATGGTCGGGCATCGCGTTGTTCACGATCTACCGCGCGAATCGCACCGCCGACGCCGCCGTCGAGGACCGCCCGGGGTTCCTCACCGATGCGGTCACGCTCGACCCGGGAATCGCTACCGAGATCACGTTCTTGCTGGTAGCGACGGCGTACGCGTTCTTCATCCCGCTCAGTGGCGGTATCGGGCCGATCGATACGCTCTTTTTGGTCGGACTGTTCGTGCTGTATCTGCTCGTCGTCATCCGCGGTGACGTCGAGCACTCCGAAGAGCATGTCGGCGTCCCCGCGTACTTCCAGCAGTATCCGAAGATACCGCGCATCGCGTTCGTCCTGCTCGGCTTCGCGTTTTCGGGCGCGATAATCTTCACCGCCGTCCACCCGTTCGCCGAGGGGCTCGAGCAGTTGGGCCTGCAGTACGGCATCCCCGAGTTCTTCATGATCCAGTGGTTCGCACCGCTCGCCTCGGAGAGCCCCGAACTCATTGTCGTCGCCTACCTGGTGAACAAGGCCCGCTCGACTGCCGGCTTCAACGCGCTCATCTCCTCGAAGCTCAACCAGTGGACCCTGCTCATCGGCACGCTGGCCGTCGTCTACTCCATCTCGGCCGGTGCTATCGGGACGCTCTCGTTCGATTCGAAACAGGCGGCGGAGATCTGGATCACCGCCGCCCAGAGCCTCTTCGCGATCGCGATCCTGACGAACTTCGAGATCAGCATTCGAGAGGCCGTTACGCTGCTCGTCCTGTTCGCTACGCAGGTTCTGGCGGAGTTCTACGTGATTCAGACCTACGCTGAACCGACCGCAACCAGGATCAGTATCTCAATCCTCTACGCCTTTACCGCGGTCTACGTCGTTCTCGGTCTCGGGTTGTTCATCAAACGCGGCGAGAGCGTTCGCGAACTCCTCCGGCGAAGCGTCTCGAACGCTCGGACTGCGATAGGACTCGGTACGAGCCGGTCGGAACACGCGGACTGA
- a CDS encoding DedA family protein: protein MLSPFALVADAPIALGAALLACIPFVAGVLLSNATEPGAIRQFFADNGLLLLAVGVVLAAVVGVGLFFVGNEELARQWLDQYGLLALFLILILEGAMLLYFAPSESLVPLGVTLLAESATDYASIAAVIGVAVVGATIGQYALFLLAKRGGREYLLEKRWFRIDEGQLDRFDGWFQKWGRVVVPVSNALLFTRGMLTVPAGFAEMNDGEFIVLSALGTLIFQTWLAAAALYALELGLFGFL, encoded by the coding sequence ATGCTGTCCCCGTTCGCCCTCGTCGCCGACGCGCCGATAGCCCTCGGAGCGGCCCTGCTCGCGTGCATTCCGTTCGTCGCCGGCGTCCTGCTGTCGAACGCGACCGAACCCGGCGCTATCCGGCAGTTCTTCGCCGACAACGGACTCCTGCTGCTCGCGGTCGGCGTCGTCCTCGCGGCGGTCGTCGGCGTCGGCCTGTTCTTCGTCGGGAACGAGGAGCTCGCCAGGCAGTGGCTCGACCAGTACGGCCTGCTCGCGCTCTTCCTCATCCTGATCCTGGAGGGCGCGATGCTGCTGTACTTCGCGCCGAGCGAGAGCCTCGTCCCGCTGGGCGTCACCCTGCTCGCGGAGTCGGCGACCGACTACGCCTCCATCGCGGCGGTCATCGGCGTCGCGGTGGTCGGCGCGACCATCGGCCAGTACGCGCTGTTCCTGCTGGCCAAGCGCGGCGGCCGGGAGTACCTGCTGGAGAAGCGGTGGTTCCGCATCGACGAGGGCCAGCTCGACCGCTTCGACGGCTGGTTCCAGAAGTGGGGCCGGGTCGTCGTCCCGGTGAGCAACGCGCTGCTGTTCACCCGCGGGATGCTCACGGTGCCCGCCGGCTTCGCGGAGATGAACGACGGGGAGTTCATCGTCCTCTCGGCGCTCGGCACCCTGATCTTCCAGACGTGGCTCGCGGCCGCCGCGCTGTACGCGCTCGAACTCGGACTCTTCGGGTTCCTCTGA